The Anoxybacillus flavithermus genome has a segment encoding these proteins:
- a CDS encoding ribosome biogenesis GTPase YlqF — protein MTIQWFPGHMAKAKREVTEKLKLIDIVFELVDARIPISSRNPLIDEIVANKPRIILLNKADMADPDVTKQWVDFFAAQQIDAIAIDSQSGTGVKQMVAVAKEKLRSKFEKMMAKGIKRPRAMRALIVGIPNVGKSTLINRLAGKHIAKTGDTPGVTKAQQWIKVGKELELLDTPGILWPKFEDEEVGYKLATTGAIKDTILNLQDVAVYALRFLAAYYPDRLKERYALADIPEDIVQLFDDIGKKRGCLAAGGVVDYDKVAELVLRDIRTEKLGRLSFDRL, from the coding sequence ATGACGATTCAATGGTTTCCCGGCCACATGGCAAAAGCGAAACGGGAAGTAACAGAAAAATTAAAACTTATCGATATCGTATTTGAGCTAGTAGATGCCCGCATTCCTATTTCATCGCGCAATCCGTTAATTGATGAAATTGTGGCGAATAAACCGCGCATCATATTGTTAAACAAAGCGGATATGGCTGATCCCGATGTGACAAAACAATGGGTCGACTTTTTCGCTGCACAGCAAATTGACGCCATTGCGATCGATTCACAAAGCGGAACAGGTGTCAAGCAAATGGTAGCGGTCGCAAAAGAGAAGTTGCGCTCGAAATTCGAAAAAATGATGGCGAAGGGAATTAAACGTCCTCGAGCGATGCGTGCGCTTATTGTCGGCATTCCAAACGTCGGGAAATCAACGCTCATTAACCGACTCGCAGGAAAACATATTGCCAAAACAGGCGATACACCGGGAGTGACAAAAGCGCAACAATGGATTAAAGTCGGCAAAGAGCTCGAGCTACTTGATACGCCAGGAATTTTATGGCCGAAGTTTGAAGATGAAGAAGTCGGATACAAACTTGCAACGACGGGAGCGATTAAAGATACCATTTTAAACTTACAAGACGTTGCGGTGTATGCGTTACGTTTTTTAGCGGCTTATTATCCCGATCGTTTAAAAGAACGATATGCGCTTGCGGACATTCCAGAAGACATCGTCCAATTGTTTGATGACATCGGAAAAAAACGAGGCTGTTTAGCCGCTGGTGGTGTCGTCGACTACGATAAAGTTGCTGAGCTTGTGTTGCGCGATATTCGCACAGAAAAATTAGGCCGACTTAGTTTTGACCGTCTGTAA
- a CDS encoding flagellar biosynthesis protein FlhB — MKRKRAVALSYDEQHIAPVVVAKGEGAVADRIIERAKQYDVPIYEDETLATMLGQLQLNETIPEELYKVVAEVFAFIYQVEKKVEGR; from the coding sequence ATGAAACGAAAGCGCGCCGTTGCTTTATCGTACGACGAACAACATATTGCCCCTGTCGTTGTCGCAAAAGGAGAAGGAGCTGTGGCTGATCGTATCATTGAACGCGCGAAACAATACGACGTCCCCATTTATGAAGATGAAACGCTCGCGACGATGCTCGGTCAATTACAATTAAACGAAACGATTCCAGAGGAACTGTACAAAGTTGTTGCTGAAGTATTTGCATTTATTTATCAAGTCGAAAAAAAGGTGGAGGGGCGATGA
- a CDS encoding ribonuclease HII, with protein sequence MNIQEIKKRLQTIHDETDEWFQQLLHDERKGVQRLVQQWYKQKEAEKRERERFLHMLQYEQALYDKGIRYIAGVDEVGRGPLAGPVVAAAVILPKDVYLPHVDDSKKLSETKREQLFSIIQQMALAIGIGIVSAREIDERNIYEATKKAMMQAVHALAIAPEHLLIDAMHIPLSIPQTSIIKGDAHSVSIAASSIIAKVTRDRMMKQLGEKYPQYGFEKHMGYGTKEHLQAIERYGVIEEHRRSFAPIRERLKRGE encoded by the coding sequence GTGAATATACAAGAAATAAAAAAAAGACTGCAAACGATTCACGATGAAACGGATGAATGGTTTCAACAACTTTTGCACGATGAGCGAAAAGGTGTCCAACGTCTCGTTCAACAATGGTATAAACAAAAAGAAGCAGAAAAACGGGAACGCGAACGTTTTTTGCATATGTTGCAATATGAACAGGCGCTATACGATAAAGGAATCCGCTACATCGCGGGGGTGGATGAAGTAGGACGAGGGCCGCTAGCTGGTCCGGTTGTTGCCGCAGCAGTCATTTTACCAAAAGATGTGTATCTCCCCCATGTAGACGACTCAAAAAAACTATCGGAAACGAAGCGAGAGCAGTTGTTTTCTATCATTCAACAAATGGCGCTTGCGATCGGTATTGGCATCGTTAGCGCACGCGAAATTGATGAGCGAAACATTTACGAAGCGACGAAAAAAGCGATGATGCAAGCTGTCCACGCGCTTGCGATCGCTCCCGAGCATTTGCTCATTGATGCGATGCACATTCCACTATCTATTCCACAAACATCGATCATTAAAGGGGATGCGCATAGCGTCTCCATTGCAGCAAGCTCCATTATCGCGAAAGTGACGCGCGATCGCATGATGAAACAGTTAGGTGAGAAATATCCACAATACGGATTTGAAAAGCATATGGGATACGGCACGAAAGAACATTTGCAAGCGATTGAGCGATATGGAGTCATTGAAGAACATCGTCGTTCGTTTGCTCCGATTCGCGAACGATTAAAGCGAGGAGAATGA
- a CDS encoding succinate--CoA ligase subunit beta, giving the protein MNIHEYQGKEILRSYGVSVPNGRVAFTVEEAVEAAKELGSSVCVVKAQIHAGGRGKAGGVKVAKSLDEVRTYASELLGKVLVTHQTGPEGKEVKRLLIEEGCDIKKEYYIGLVVDRATSRVVLMGSEEGGTEIEEVAAKTPEKIFKEYIDPAVGLQAFQARRMAFNINIPKELVNQAVKFMLGLYQVFVEKDCSIAEINPLVVTGDGKVMALDAKLNFDSNALYRHKDILEYRDLDEEDPKEVEASKYDLNYISLDGNIGCMVNGAGLAMATMDIIKYYGGEPANFLDVGGGATTEKVTEAFKIILSDPNVKGIFVNIFGGIMKCDVIANGIVEATKQVGLNLPLVVRLEGTNVELGKKILEESGLNITAAESMADGAQKIVSLVS; this is encoded by the coding sequence ATGAATATTCATGAGTATCAAGGAAAAGAGATCCTCAGAAGCTACGGAGTGAGCGTGCCGAACGGCCGTGTGGCGTTCACGGTTGAAGAAGCGGTTGAGGCGGCGAAAGAGCTCGGCAGTAGCGTTTGTGTCGTGAAAGCGCAAATTCATGCCGGCGGTCGCGGAAAAGCAGGGGGAGTAAAAGTCGCAAAAAGTTTAGACGAAGTTCGTACATATGCGAGTGAGCTGTTAGGAAAAGTGCTTGTCACACATCAAACAGGTCCAGAAGGAAAAGAAGTAAAGCGTCTTTTAATCGAAGAAGGATGCGACATTAAAAAAGAATATTACATCGGGCTTGTTGTTGATCGTGCGACATCCCGCGTTGTTTTAATGGGATCAGAAGAAGGCGGAACAGAAATTGAAGAAGTCGCAGCGAAAACGCCAGAAAAAATTTTTAAAGAGTACATCGACCCAGCTGTCGGCTTACAAGCATTTCAAGCGCGTCGTATGGCGTTTAACATCAACATTCCAAAAGAGCTCGTCAACCAAGCAGTCAAATTTATGTTAGGGTTATACCAAGTGTTCGTTGAAAAAGATTGTTCGATTGCTGAAATTAACCCGCTTGTCGTGACTGGCGACGGAAAAGTGATGGCGCTTGATGCAAAGCTTAACTTCGATTCGAACGCGCTATATCGTCATAAAGACATTTTAGAATACCGCGATTTAGACGAAGAAGATCCAAAAGAAGTGGAAGCGTCAAAATACGACTTAAACTACATTTCGCTTGACGGAAACATTGGTTGCATGGTAAACGGTGCGGGCTTAGCGATGGCAACAATGGACATTATTAAATATTATGGCGGCGAGCCAGCAAACTTTTTAGACGTTGGTGGCGGTGCGACGACAGAGAAAGTAACAGAAGCGTTTAAAATCATTTTATCCGACCCGAACGTCAAAGGCATTTTCGTTAACATTTTTGGCGGCATTATGAAATGTGACGTCATCGCAAACGGCATTGTTGAGGCGACGAAGCAAGTCGGCTTAAACCTTCCGCTTGTCGTTCGTTTAGAAGGAACGAACGTCGAATTAGGGAAAAAGATTTTAGAGGAATCCGGACTAAACATTACAGCGGCTGAATCGATGGCGGACGGCGCGCAAAAAATCGTT